Proteins from a single region of Symphalangus syndactylus isolate Jambi chromosome 12, NHGRI_mSymSyn1-v2.1_pri, whole genome shotgun sequence:
- the TRMT13 gene encoding tRNA:m(4)X modification enzyme TRM13 homolog isoform X6, translating to MATSATSPHAPGFPAEGRCGYYVEKKKRFCRMVVAAGKRFCGEHAGAAEEEDARKRILCPLDPKHTVYEDQLAKHLKKCNSREKPKPDFYIQDINAGLRDETEIPEQLVPISSLSEEQLEKLIKKLRKASEGLNSTLKDHIMSHPALHDALNDPKNGDSATKHLKQQASILGNIENLKLLGPRRCFVEFGAGKGKLSHWVDIALKDAEKVHFILVEKVTTRFKVDGKHRKKNSVFERLQIDIQHLCLNKIPVLREGKLPVVGIGKHVCGMATGFLVLKKRRK from the exons ATGGCGACCTCCGCGACGTCGCCGCACGCGCCTGGTTTTCCAGCTGAGGGTAGATGCGGTTACTATGTGGAAAAGAAGAAACGGTTCTGCAGGATGGTGGTGGCCGCAGGGAAAAGATTTTGTGGTGAACACGCTGGAGCCGCGGAG GAAGAAGATGCTCGGAAAAGAATCCTGTGTCCTTTAGATCCAAAACA CACAGTATATGAAGATCAACTagcaaagcatttgaaaaaatgtaaCTCAAGAGAGAAACCAAAACCT gaTTTCTATATTCAAGATATTAATGCAGGCTTAAGAGATGAAACAGAAATACCTGAACAATTA gtTCCAATTTCTTCTCTATCTGAAGAGCAGTTGGAAAAGTTAATTAAGAAATTGAGAAAAGCAAGTGAAG GTTTGAATTCTACACTTAAAGATCATATTATGTCCCATCCAGCATTACATGATGCACTTAATGACCCTAAAAATGGTGATTCTGCAACCAAGCACCTGAAACAGCAG GCTTCTATTTTAGGTAACATTGAAAATTTAAAGTTACTTGGTCCAAGAAGATGCTTTGTTGAGTTTGGAGCGGGAAAGGGAAAATTATCTCATTGGGTTGATATTGCCTTAAAAGATGCTGAAAAAGTTCACTTCATCCTAGTGGAAAAGGTGACCACAAGATTCAAG GTGGatggaaaacacagaaagaaaaattcagtgtTTGAAAGACTTCAAATTGATATTCAACACTTGTGTTTGA ACAAGATTCCTGTGCTAAGAGAAGGAAAACTACCTGTGGTAGGAATTGGAAAGCATGTGTGTGGTATGGCAACAG
- the TRMT13 gene encoding tRNA:m(4)X modification enzyme TRM13 homolog isoform X7, producing the protein MATSATSPHAPGFPAEGRCGYYVEKKKRFCRMVVAAGKRFCGEHAGAAEEEDARKRILCPLDPKHTVYEDQLAKHLKKCNSREKPKPDFYIQDINAGLRDETEIPEQLVPISSLSEEQLEKLIKKLRKASEALHDALNDPKNGDSATKHLKQQASILGNIENLKLLGPRRCFVEFGAGKGKLSHWVDIALKDAEKVHFILVEKVTTRFKVDGKHRKKNSVFERLQIDIQHLCLNKIPVLREGKLPVVGIGKHVCGMATGFLVLKKRRK; encoded by the exons ATGGCGACCTCCGCGACGTCGCCGCACGCGCCTGGTTTTCCAGCTGAGGGTAGATGCGGTTACTATGTGGAAAAGAAGAAACGGTTCTGCAGGATGGTGGTGGCCGCAGGGAAAAGATTTTGTGGTGAACACGCTGGAGCCGCGGAG GAAGAAGATGCTCGGAAAAGAATCCTGTGTCCTTTAGATCCAAAACA CACAGTATATGAAGATCAACTagcaaagcatttgaaaaaatgtaaCTCAAGAGAGAAACCAAAACCT gaTTTCTATATTCAAGATATTAATGCAGGCTTAAGAGATGAAACAGAAATACCTGAACAATTA gtTCCAATTTCTTCTCTATCTGAAGAGCAGTTGGAAAAGTTAATTAAGAAATTGAGAAAAGCAAGTGAAG CATTACATGATGCACTTAATGACCCTAAAAATGGTGATTCTGCAACCAAGCACCTGAAACAGCAG GCTTCTATTTTAGGTAACATTGAAAATTTAAAGTTACTTGGTCCAAGAAGATGCTTTGTTGAGTTTGGAGCGGGAAAGGGAAAATTATCTCATTGGGTTGATATTGCCTTAAAAGATGCTGAAAAAGTTCACTTCATCCTAGTGGAAAAGGTGACCACAAGATTCAAG GTGGatggaaaacacagaaagaaaaattcagtgtTTGAAAGACTTCAAATTGATATTCAACACTTGTGTTTGA ACAAGATTCCTGTGCTAAGAGAAGGAAAACTACCTGTGGTAGGAATTGGAAAGCATGTGTGTGGTATGGCAACAG
- the TRMT13 gene encoding tRNA:m(4)X modification enzyme TRM13 homolog isoform X5: protein MATSATSPHAPGFPAEGRCGYYVEKKKRFCRMVVAAGKRFCGEHAGAAEEEDARKRILCPLDPKHTVYEDQLAKHLKKCNSREKPKPDFYIQDINAGLRDETEIPEQLVPISSLSEEQLEKLIKKLRKASEALHDALNDPKNGDSATKHLKQQASILGNIENLKLLGPRRCFVEFGAGKGKLSHWVDIALKDAEKVHFILVEKVTTRFKVDGKHRKKNSVFERLQIDIQHLCLNKIPVLREGKLPVVGIGKHVCGMATDGVSLCRPDWSAVAQSRLTATSASWVQAILLPQPPELLGLQARATMPG, encoded by the exons ATGGCGACCTCCGCGACGTCGCCGCACGCGCCTGGTTTTCCAGCTGAGGGTAGATGCGGTTACTATGTGGAAAAGAAGAAACGGTTCTGCAGGATGGTGGTGGCCGCAGGGAAAAGATTTTGTGGTGAACACGCTGGAGCCGCGGAG GAAGAAGATGCTCGGAAAAGAATCCTGTGTCCTTTAGATCCAAAACA CACAGTATATGAAGATCAACTagcaaagcatttgaaaaaatgtaaCTCAAGAGAGAAACCAAAACCT gaTTTCTATATTCAAGATATTAATGCAGGCTTAAGAGATGAAACAGAAATACCTGAACAATTA gtTCCAATTTCTTCTCTATCTGAAGAGCAGTTGGAAAAGTTAATTAAGAAATTGAGAAAAGCAAGTGAAG CATTACATGATGCACTTAATGACCCTAAAAATGGTGATTCTGCAACCAAGCACCTGAAACAGCAG GCTTCTATTTTAGGTAACATTGAAAATTTAAAGTTACTTGGTCCAAGAAGATGCTTTGTTGAGTTTGGAGCGGGAAAGGGAAAATTATCTCATTGGGTTGATATTGCCTTAAAAGATGCTGAAAAAGTTCACTTCATCCTAGTGGAAAAGGTGACCACAAGATTCAAG GTGGatggaaaacacagaaagaaaaattcagtgtTTGAAAGACTTCAAATTGATATTCAACACTTGTGTTTGA ACAAGATTCCTGTGCTAAGAGAAGGAAAACTACCTGTGGTAGGAATTGGAAAGCATGTGTGTGGTATGGCAACAG acggagtctcgctctgtcgcccagactggagtgcagtggcgcaatctcggctcactgcaacctctgcctcctgggttcaagcgattctcctgcctcagcctcccgaattgctgggactacaggctcgtgccaccatgcccggctaa
- the TRMT13 gene encoding tRNA:m(4)X modification enzyme TRM13 homolog isoform X4 codes for MATSATSPHAPGFPAEGRCGYYVEKKKRFCRMVVAAGKRFCGEHAGAAEEEDARKRILCPLDPKHTVYEDQLAKHLKKCNSREKPKPDFYIQDINAGLRDETEIPEQLVPISSLSEEQLEKLIKKLRKASEGLNSTLKDHIMSHPALHDALNDPKNGDSATKHLKQQASILGNIENLKLLGPRRCFVEFGAGKGKLSHWVDIALKDAEKVHFILVEKVTTRFKVDGKHRKKNSVFERLQIDIQHLCLNKIPVLREGKLPVVGIGKHVCGMATDGVSLCRPDWSAVAQSRLTATSASWVQAILLPQPPELLGLQARATMPG; via the exons ATGGCGACCTCCGCGACGTCGCCGCACGCGCCTGGTTTTCCAGCTGAGGGTAGATGCGGTTACTATGTGGAAAAGAAGAAACGGTTCTGCAGGATGGTGGTGGCCGCAGGGAAAAGATTTTGTGGTGAACACGCTGGAGCCGCGGAG GAAGAAGATGCTCGGAAAAGAATCCTGTGTCCTTTAGATCCAAAACA CACAGTATATGAAGATCAACTagcaaagcatttgaaaaaatgtaaCTCAAGAGAGAAACCAAAACCT gaTTTCTATATTCAAGATATTAATGCAGGCTTAAGAGATGAAACAGAAATACCTGAACAATTA gtTCCAATTTCTTCTCTATCTGAAGAGCAGTTGGAAAAGTTAATTAAGAAATTGAGAAAAGCAAGTGAAG GTTTGAATTCTACACTTAAAGATCATATTATGTCCCATCCAGCATTACATGATGCACTTAATGACCCTAAAAATGGTGATTCTGCAACCAAGCACCTGAAACAGCAG GCTTCTATTTTAGGTAACATTGAAAATTTAAAGTTACTTGGTCCAAGAAGATGCTTTGTTGAGTTTGGAGCGGGAAAGGGAAAATTATCTCATTGGGTTGATATTGCCTTAAAAGATGCTGAAAAAGTTCACTTCATCCTAGTGGAAAAGGTGACCACAAGATTCAAG GTGGatggaaaacacagaaagaaaaattcagtgtTTGAAAGACTTCAAATTGATATTCAACACTTGTGTTTGA ACAAGATTCCTGTGCTAAGAGAAGGAAAACTACCTGTGGTAGGAATTGGAAAGCATGTGTGTGGTATGGCAACAG acggagtctcgctctgtcgcccagactggagtgcagtggcgcaatctcggctcactgcaacctctgcctcctgggttcaagcgattctcctgcctcagcctcccgaattgctgggactacaggctcgtgccaccatgcccggctaa